One Brassica napus cultivar Da-Ae chromosome A5, Da-Ae, whole genome shotgun sequence DNA window includes the following coding sequences:
- the LOC106450444 gene encoding blue-light photoreceptor PHR2-like, with protein sequence MESKVVVDAETKSTEEEEAHAIVTCPCLPIASLSLSFSPLSTTTTQFRFSHLFAHHPNKVKIPTQASYLTHLSLSSLSSPSPPLPSRISFKSTFSANPLHSPLSIVPRRPLDPSSAAALRRSAVVWFRNDLRVHDNECLTSANDECLSVLPVYCFDPRDYGKSSSGFDKTGPFRAQFLIESVSELRKNLEARGSNLVVRVGKPEAVLVELAKEIGADAVYAHREVSHDEVKAEGKIESAMKEEGVEVKFFWGSTLYHLDDLPFKVEDLPSNYGAFKDKVQKLEIRKTIAALDQLKSLPSRGDVQLGDIPSLLDLGINPSARTSQEGKPTMVGGETEALTRLKSFAADCQARLTKGGNQKGGNNSVFGANFSCKISPWLAMGSISPRSMFDELKKTISASTTPSTPRNGPGDTGLNWLMYELLWRDFFRFITKKYSSAKTQVEEAGPATACTGALA encoded by the exons atgGAATCGAAGGTGGTAGTGGACGCAGAAACGAAATcgacagaagaagaagaagcacacGCCATTGTCACTTGTCCTTGTCTACCAATCGCCTCGCtgtctctctccttctctcccttatcaacaacaacaacacagtTTAGATTCTCACACCTCTTCGCACATCATCCAAACAAGGTCAAGATCCCAACGCAGGCCTCTTACCTCACACACCTCTCCCTTTCCTCCCTTTCGTCTCCTTCTCCTCCTTTGCCTTCCCGAATCTCCTTCAAATCCACCTTCTCCGCCAACCCCCTCCACTCCCCTCTCTCCATCGTCCCCCGCCGCCCCCTCGACCCCTCCTCCGCCGCCGCCCTCCGCCGATCCGCCGTCGTCTGGTTCCGGAACGACCTCCGCGTCCACGACAACGAGTGTCTCACCTCCGCCAACGACGAGTGCCTCTCCGTTCTCCCCGTTTACTGCTTCGACCCTCGCGACTACGGCAAATCCTCCTCCGGCTTCGACAAGACGGGTCCCTTCCGCGCCCAGTTTCTCATCGAGTCCGTCTCCGAGCTCCGGAAGAATCTCGAGGCCAGAGGGTCGAACCTCGTCGTCAGGGTCGGGAAACCGGAAGCTGTTCTGGTGGAATTGGCTAAGGAGATCGGAGCCGACGCGGTTTACGCTCACAGGGAAGTGTCTCACGACGAGGTTAAGGCGGAAGGGAAGATAGAGAGTGCTATGAAGGAGGAAGGCGTTGAAGTTAAGTTCTTTTGGGGAAGCACTCTCTATCATTTAGACGACTTGCCTTTCAAAGTTGAAGACTTGCCTTCCAACTACGGAGCCTTCAAGGACAAAGTTCAGAAGCTTGAGATTAGGAAGACGATCGCAGCTTTGGATCAGTTGAAAAGCTTGCCCTCTCGTGGAGACGTTCAGCTTGGCGATATTCCTTCTCTCTTGGACCTCGGCATCAACCCTAGTGCCCGAACCAGCCAG GAGGGGAAACCGACGATGGTTGGAGGAGAGACAGAGGCGTTGACTAGGCTAAAGAGCTTTGCAGCTGATTGTCAAGCTCGTTTGACCAAGGGAGGCAATCAGAAAGGAGGGAATAACAGTGTGTTTGGTGCAAACTTCTCTTGCAAGATCTCTCCTTGGTTAGCCATGGGAAGCATCTCTCCTCGTTCCATGTTTGACGAGCTCAAGAAAACTATTTCTGCTTCAACCACCCCCTCTACTCCAAG GAACGGACCAGGAGATACGGGATTGAACTGGTTGATGTATGAGTTGCTATGGAGAGATTTCTTCAG GTTTATAACCAAGAAGTACAGCTCGGCCAAGACGCAGGTGGAGGAGGCTGGTCCTGCTACAGCATGTACCGGCGCTCTTGCTTAA
- the LOC106450442 gene encoding U1 small nuclear ribonucleoprotein A-like: MEMMQQEEVAAAAAAANKAGSEVTQNQTIYINNLNEKVKLDEVKKSLKEVFSAYGKIVEVLAFKTLKHKGQAWVVFDNPESASNAISKMNGYPFYNKPMRIQFAKTKSDVIAKADGTFVPREKRKRHEEKGGKKKKEQHHDSTRVAMPAYPGVYGSAPPLSQVPYSGGGGGVKSNLPEAPAPPNNILFVQHLPHDTTPEILQNLFDKYHGFKEVRMVAAKPGIAFVEFADEMQSTVAMHGLEGFTIQQTPMRITYAKK, encoded by the exons ATGGAGATGATGCAGCAGGAGGAggtggcggcggcggcggcagcAGCTAATAAGGCTGGATCGGAGGTAACTCAAAACCAGACGATTTACATCAATAATCTCAACGAAAAAGTTAAGCTCGATG AGGTGAAGAAGTCGCTGAAGGAAGTGTTCTCAGCGTACGGAAAGATAGTGGAGGTGTTGGCGTTTAAGACATTGAAGCACAAAGGACAAGCTTGGGTTGTGTTCGACAATCCCGAATCTGCTTCCAATGCTATCTCCAAGATGAATGGATACCCCTTCTACAACAAACCCATG AGAATACAATTtgcaaaaacaaaatcagaTGTTATCGCCAAGGCCGATGGTACTTTTGTTCCTCGCGAGAAACGAAAGCGACACGAGGAGAAAG GTggtaagaaaaagaaagagcaGCACCATGATTCTACACGTGTGGCCATGCCAGCATATCCTGGTGTCTATGGATCTGCACCTCCT CTTTCCCAAGTACCATActctggtggtggtggtggtgtgaAAAGCAATCTTCCGGAGGCGCCGGCACCCCCAAACAACATCCTCTTTGTCCAACACCTTCCTCACGACACCACTCCTGAGATTCTTCAGAATCTCTTCGACAAGTACCATGGCTTCAAGGAGGTTAGGATGGTTGCAGCCAAGCCTGGTATTGCCTTTGTTGAGTTTGCTGATGAGATGCAGTCTACGGTTGCCATGCACGGACTGGAAGGTTTCACCATTCAGCAAACCCCTATGCGCATCACCTATGCTAAGAAATAA